In the genome of Pempheris klunzingeri isolate RE-2024b chromosome 11, fPemKlu1.hap1, whole genome shotgun sequence, one region contains:
- the rarga gene encoding retinoic acid receptor gamma-A isoform X2: MFDCMEALGMGPRQLYDVTSRGACMLRKASPFFAGLDPFAWTGSASVQSVETQSTSSEEMVPSSPSPPPPPRIYKPCFVCQDKSSGYHYGVSSCEGCKGFFRRSIQKNMVYTCHRDKNCQINKVTRNRCQYCRLQKCFEVGMSKEAVRNDRNKKKKDVKEEVVLPESYELSGELEELVNKVSKAHQETFPSLCQLGKYTTNSSSDHRVQLDLGLWDKFSELSTKCIIKIVEFAKRLPGFTTLTIADQITLLKSACLDILMLRICTRYTPEQDTMTFSDGLTLNRTQMHNAGFGPLTDLVFAFAGQLLPLEMDDTETGLLSAICLICGDRMDLEEPQKVDKLQEPLLEALKIYARRRRPNKPHMFPRMLMKITDLRGISTKGAERAITLKMEIPGPMPPLIREMLENPEAFEDQTESNESPPPPPPPPPPPPPALVLKQEAEDEEDSWATENGSEPSPEEEDEDDDDDVGDEERDRGSDSDGEPWGVLDAIDGSRKGLVGRAQ, encoded by the exons CGGTGGAGACCCAGAGCACCAGCTCAGAGGAGATGGTACCCAGTTCTccgtctccccctcccccacctcgTATCTACAAGCCCTGCTTTGTGTGCCAGGACAAGTCCTCAGGGTACCACTATGGGGTCAGCTCCTGTGAGGGCTGCAAG GGTTTCTTCCGCCGCAGTATCCAGAAGAACATGGTGTACACCTGCCACCGAGACAAGAACTGTCAGATTAACAAGGTCACACGCAACCGCTGCCAGTACTGCAGGCTGCAGAAGTGCTTTGAGGTCGGCATGTCCAAGGAAG CTGTGCGtaatgacagaaacaaaaagaagaaggatgtgaaggaggaggtggtgctTCCAGAAAGCTATGAGCTAAGTGGAGAGCTAGAGGAGTTGGTCAATAAAGTCAGCAAAGCTCACCAAGAAACCTTCCCGTCACTTTGCCAGTTGGGCAAATACACCACC aactCCAGCTCAGACCACCGTGTCCAGCTGGATCTCGGTTTATGGGACAAATTCAGTGAGCTCTCCACCAAATGCATCATCAAGATTGTGGAATTTGCCAAGCGGCTGCCAGGTTTCACCACCCTCACTATCGCTGACCAGATTACTCTACTTAAGTCGGCCTGCCTGGACATACTG ATGCTGAGGATCTGCACACGCTACACTCCAGAACAGGACACTATGACCTTCTCAGATGGCCTGACTCTGAACCGGACTCAGATGCACAATGCCGGCTTCGGACCACTCACAGACCTGGTGTTTGCTTTTGCTGGCCAGCTTCTACCCCTGGAGATGGATGACACAGAAACCGGCCTCCTCAGTGCCATCTGCCTCATCTGTGGAG ACCGCATGGATCTAGAGGAGCCCCAGAAAGTGGATAAGCTGCAAGAACCTTTACTTGAGGCTCTGAAGATCTATGCCCGTCGCCGTCGCCCCAACAAACCTCACATGTTCCCCCGCATGCTGATGAAGATCACCGACCTCAGGGGCATCAGCACAAAGG GTGCAGAGAGAGCCATCACTCTGAAGATGGAGATCCCAGGGCCAATGCCTCCTTTGATCAGGGAGATGCTCGAAAACCCAGAGGCCTTCGAGGACCAAACAGAGTCCAACGAGAGCCCGCCTCCTccgccaccgccgccgcctccaccaccaccagccctGGTCCTGAAGCAGGAGGCTGAGGACGAGGAGGACAGCTGGGCCACAGAGAACGGCAGCGAGCCATcgccggaggaggaggacgaagacgACGATGACGACGTGGGGGATGAAGAGCGAGACAGGGGCTCGGACAGTGATGGGGAGCCCTGGGGGGTTCTGGATGCCATAGATGGGTCGAGGAAAGGCCTTGTTGGGAGGGCGCAGTGA